The proteins below are encoded in one region of Phycisphaerales bacterium:
- a CDS encoding NAD(+)/NADH kinase, which produces MGRSALLLVNPHKPAAATAAAEVRALIQQYGRLVAELPADNTPLPPAALEAELIVVFGGDGTLLSQARRAALPGTSMLGVNMGRLGFLAEFDMPALREQAAGIFGAGELLIQEFSLIQVQVFGPRGERPRFEEVALNEAVLTAGPPYRMINLAFSIDGHTGPTISGDGVIISSPLGSTAYNLSAGGPILSPTVDAFAITPIAAHSLSVRPVVVPGHSRIEIKALKANRESPDPNVGTTLVLDGQVQAPVGTGDRILITRHARKIRFVQNPRSDYWSRLIGKMNWSVAPKFS; this is translated from the coding sequence ATGGGTCGGAGCGCACTGCTGCTGGTCAACCCGCACAAGCCGGCCGCCGCGACGGCGGCGGCGGAGGTGCGTGCGCTGATCCAGCAGTACGGGCGGCTGGTGGCGGAGCTGCCCGCGGACAACACGCCGCTGCCGCCGGCGGCGCTGGAGGCGGAGCTGATCGTGGTGTTCGGGGGCGACGGGACGCTGCTGTCGCAGGCGCGGCGTGCGGCGCTTCCGGGCACGTCGATGCTGGGCGTGAACATGGGGCGGCTGGGGTTCCTTGCGGAGTTCGACATGCCGGCGCTGCGGGAGCAGGCGGCGGGGATCTTCGGTGCAGGCGAGCTGCTGATCCAGGAGTTCAGCCTGATCCAGGTGCAGGTGTTTGGACCGCGGGGGGAGCGTCCAAGGTTTGAGGAAGTGGCGCTGAACGAGGCGGTGCTGACGGCGGGTCCGCCCTACCGGATGATCAACCTTGCGTTCAGCATCGACGGGCACACGGGGCCGACGATCAGCGGCGACGGGGTAATCATCTCGTCACCGCTGGGGTCCACGGCGTACAACCTCTCCGCGGGCGGGCCGATCCTGTCGCCGACGGTGGACGCGTTCGCGATCACGCCGATCGCGGCGCACTCGCTGTCGGTGCGGCCGGTGGTGGTGCCGGGGCACAGCCGCATCGAAATCAAGGCGCTGAAGGCCAACCGGGAGTCGCCGGACCCCAATGTGGGCACGACGCTGGTGCTGGACGGGCAGGTGCAGGCGCCGGTGGGGACGGGTGACCGGATCCTGATCACGCGGCACGCGCGGAAGATCCGGTTCGTGCAGAACCCGCGTTCGGACTACTGGTCCCGGCTGATCGGGAAGATGAACTGGTCGGTGGCGCCGAAGTTCTCGTGA
- a CDS encoding ATP-binding protein codes for MRSHRWSSLVFLAGVLAVFGALGWMTFHALRLEKAEQLARAEAKHQENIRLALWRMDSMIAPILAREAARPYFEYRSFYPADTAYTRFLSKVAPGEVLVPSPLLQPSDPYVKLHFERSPDGDLTSPQVPTGRLRPLAESVYVSGYSLAAAEQTLVQLTTLLTQPQDKAARDAQAMPALADKLEQPAPQQSLGPPQGAYMAQQQAQIATNALEYQTRSRNIEQVNRPPSQVVQSPTAGPPRPPQPATPPAEASQPASVQPAEPEARNERTADEARPARRSAPPAPITEKDSTKTSDSALSGAAPMHDPRSAASDASRREYPYASLSKSQPDPVLLGPGEAGVVQREFIPAWVGLAEPRELVYTRIVEAPTATFTQGFWVDWPALSAALLSSVQDLLPGATLRPLASVPGPDDLALLGRSLASVPAELLAPAPVVTAVAGVTPVRSTLLVTWIAALGAVIAIALVLRASLELAERRGRFVSAVTHELRTPLTTFCLYSQMLADGMVPTEEARRSYVRTLNSESQRLARIVESVLDYARLGRSKHGVAKSAVAAAELIDRLVPPLTTRCEQAGMTLTLQKPETLTGSVLCEPAQVERIVYNLVDNACKYAADADDKRVHLAITSTRGDLHITVRDHGPGIDPAEYRRIFRPFFRGQKHADGSTPGLGLGLALSHALARECRGDLKLLSAGPGAEFRLRLPLAT; via the coding sequence GTGCGTTCCCACCGCTGGTCATCGCTGGTGTTCCTCGCGGGCGTGCTCGCCGTGTTTGGCGCGCTGGGGTGGATGACCTTCCACGCCCTGCGCTTGGAGAAGGCCGAGCAGCTCGCCCGCGCCGAGGCCAAGCACCAGGAGAACATCCGCCTCGCCCTCTGGCGGATGGATTCGATGATCGCGCCGATCCTCGCCCGCGAGGCCGCGCGTCCCTACTTCGAATACCGCTCCTTCTACCCAGCCGACACCGCCTACACGCGCTTCCTCAGCAAGGTCGCGCCCGGCGAGGTGCTCGTCCCCTCGCCGCTGCTCCAGCCCAGCGATCCCTACGTCAAGCTGCACTTCGAGCGCAGCCCCGACGGCGACCTCACCAGCCCGCAGGTCCCCACCGGCCGCCTGCGCCCACTGGCCGAATCCGTGTACGTGAGCGGCTACTCCCTCGCCGCCGCGGAGCAGACCCTCGTTCAGCTCACCACACTGCTCACGCAGCCGCAGGACAAGGCCGCGCGCGATGCACAAGCCATGCCGGCCCTCGCCGACAAACTCGAGCAGCCCGCCCCACAGCAGAGCCTCGGGCCACCCCAGGGCGCCTACATGGCCCAGCAGCAGGCGCAAATCGCGACTAACGCGCTCGAGTATCAGACCCGCTCCCGCAACATCGAGCAGGTCAATCGCCCCCCATCCCAGGTCGTGCAGTCCCCAACCGCGGGCCCGCCCAGGCCCCCCCAGCCCGCCACTCCACCGGCAGAGGCATCGCAACCCGCCTCCGTCCAACCCGCCGAGCCCGAGGCCCGCAACGAGCGGACCGCAGACGAAGCACGCCCCGCCCGCCGGAGCGCTCCCCCGGCCCCCATCACGGAGAAGGACTCCACCAAGACCAGCGACTCCGCGCTCTCCGGCGCCGCTCCAATGCACGACCCCCGCAGCGCAGCCTCCGACGCCTCACGCCGCGAGTACCCCTACGCCTCGCTCTCCAAGTCTCAGCCCGACCCCGTCCTCCTCGGCCCCGGCGAGGCCGGCGTCGTCCAGCGCGAGTTCATCCCCGCCTGGGTTGGCCTTGCCGAGCCCCGCGAGCTCGTCTACACCCGCATCGTCGAAGCGCCGACCGCCACGTTCACCCAGGGCTTCTGGGTGGACTGGCCCGCACTCAGCGCCGCCCTCCTCAGCAGCGTGCAGGACCTCCTCCCCGGCGCCACGCTCCGCCCCCTCGCCAGCGTCCCCGGCCCCGACGACCTCGCCCTGCTCGGCCGCTCCCTCGCCTCCGTCCCCGCGGAACTCCTCGCCCCCGCGCCCGTTGTCACCGCCGTCGCCGGCGTCACCCCCGTCCGCAGCACGCTCCTCGTCACCTGGATCGCCGCGCTCGGCGCCGTCATCGCTATCGCCCTCGTGCTCCGCGCCTCGCTCGAGCTCGCCGAGCGTCGCGGCCGGTTCGTCTCCGCCGTTACCCACGAGCTCCGCACGCCCCTCACCACCTTCTGCCTCTACTCGCAGATGCTCGCCGACGGCATGGTCCCCACCGAAGAAGCCCGCCGCAGCTACGTTCGCACCCTCAACTCCGAGTCCCAGCGCCTCGCCCGCATCGTCGAGAGCGTCCTCGACTACGCCCGCCTCGGCCGCTCCAAACACGGTGTTGCCAAGTCCGCCGTCGCCGCCGCCGAACTCATCGACCGCCTCGTCCCGCCGCTCACCACCCGCTGCGAGCAGGCCGGTATGACGCTCACACTCCAGAAGCCAGAAACTCTCACCGGCTCCGTCCTCTGCGAACCCGCGCAGGTCGAGCGCATCGTCTACAACCTCGTTGACAACGCCTGCAAGTACGCCGCAGACGCCGACGACAAGCGCGTCCACCTCGCCATCACTTCAACCCGCGGCGACCTCCACATCACCGTCCGCGACCACGGCCCCGGCATCGACCCCGCCGAGTACCGCCGCATCTTCCGCCCCTTCTTCCGCGGCCAGAAGCACGCCGACGGTTCCACGCCCGGCCTTGGCCTGGGCCTCGCCCTCTCCCACGCCCTCGCACGTGAATGCCGCGGCGATCTCAAACTCCTGAGCGCCGGCCCCGGCGCCGAGTTCCGCCTCCGCCTCCCGCTCGCCACGTGA
- a CDS encoding MauE/DoxX family redox-associated membrane protein has translation MKPPAPTRVLTWPRVHRAISLLLTVVWVGAGATKLVGLSSFEGVLSAHGVLPDRVIDLAWVVPAVEVVLGGVLFVTAAAPVRRGLLIAAACVSALLLLAFAVYVSRVDAGVFEAAGCGCGGIWGLGEVRPSRGAVIGVDVVLAALSLALLAVPKPGKNGKPHA, from the coding sequence GTGAAGCCCCCTGCCCCGACACGTGTACTGACGTGGCCTCGCGTGCACCGCGCGATCAGCCTGCTGCTGACGGTGGTGTGGGTGGGCGCGGGTGCGACGAAGCTGGTGGGGCTATCTTCGTTCGAGGGCGTGCTCAGCGCGCACGGCGTGCTACCGGACCGCGTGATCGACCTCGCGTGGGTGGTGCCTGCGGTGGAGGTCGTGCTCGGGGGCGTGCTGTTCGTGACCGCGGCGGCCCCGGTGCGGCGGGGGCTGCTCATCGCGGCGGCGTGCGTGTCGGCGCTGCTGCTGCTCGCGTTCGCGGTGTACGTCTCGCGCGTGGACGCGGGGGTGTTCGAGGCGGCGGGGTGCGGGTGTGGCGGGATCTGGGGGCTGGGTGAGGTGAGGCCTTCGCGGGGGGCCGTGATTGGTGTGGATGTGGTGCTGGCGGCGCTGTCGTTGGCGCTCCTCGCGGTGCCGAAGCCGGGCAAAAACGGAAAGCCCCACGCGTAG
- a CDS encoding type II secretion system protein translates to MARAFTLVELLVVIAIIAVMIGILLPALSKARDAGRSVVCLSNQRQIFACCRMYADQNRGIGPALGTPYGTLPNWALVVQSFTGIEGATSSALYTERSVLVCPTVKQKYGAGMQRTYAMNGTGHAGQPGDPDNFDDENWAVGVGGQVRFAHVAYDRVTRPAGTSLCVDSAAGAVATGAPPPTRTASILDYRQSDHVQNRVGYFHMRRFNGAMYDGSAKNWEEVQGDWVTPLP, encoded by the coding sequence GTGGCGCGGGCCTTCACACTCGTTGAGCTTCTGGTGGTGATCGCGATCATCGCGGTGATGATCGGGATCCTGCTGCCCGCGCTGAGCAAGGCGCGGGACGCGGGACGCTCGGTGGTGTGCCTGTCGAACCAGCGGCAGATTTTCGCATGCTGCCGGATGTACGCGGACCAGAACCGTGGGATCGGCCCGGCGCTGGGCACGCCCTACGGGACGCTGCCGAACTGGGCGCTGGTGGTGCAGAGCTTCACTGGGATCGAGGGGGCGACCTCGAGCGCGCTGTACACGGAGCGGTCGGTGCTGGTGTGCCCAACGGTGAAGCAGAAGTACGGCGCGGGCATGCAGCGGACGTACGCCATGAACGGGACGGGGCACGCGGGGCAGCCGGGGGACCCGGACAACTTCGATGATGAGAACTGGGCGGTGGGCGTGGGCGGGCAGGTGCGGTTTGCGCATGTGGCGTACGACCGCGTGACTCGTCCGGCGGGGACGAGTCTGTGTGTGGACTCGGCGGCGGGGGCTGTAGCGACAGGTGCGCCGCCGCCGACACGCACGGCGAGCATCCTGGATTACCGGCAGAGCGATCACGTGCAGAACCGCGTGGGCTACTTCCACATGCGGCGGTTCAACGGCGCGATGTACGACGGGTCGGCGAAGAACTGGGAAGAGGTGCAGGGGGATTGGGTGACGCCGCTGCCGTGA
- a CDS encoding polyprenyl synthetase family protein, giving the protein MKTALDLPEQLAPLADAIGDALAGIRRVFDQQLRSDLPPVSKLCRHIEHYRGKMLRPTLTIVTGIAAHPHIARTPPDALGSLITREHLVIAAVCEMVHMATLVHDDVLDEADTRRRGDTVNRLYGNEAAVILGDYLIASAYHLCSTLPTNRAALAVARAAVVTCAGELLQLHHRDDYSLDEPTYYEVVARKTAELIATSAELGAAQSGAPDHACSALADFGRKLGVAFQIQDDLLDLTGKEAVVGKSVGKDLEKGKMTLPFVHHLAHADAKSRGRTLLLLEAAATPGSNAGADLFNALESTGSITYARTTAERFVREALTRLDVIAESPAKAMLRAMADAVVNRAF; this is encoded by the coding sequence GTGAAGACCGCCCTCGACCTGCCTGAACAGCTCGCGCCACTCGCCGACGCCATCGGCGACGCCCTTGCCGGCATCCGCCGCGTCTTCGACCAGCAGCTCCGCTCCGACCTGCCCCCCGTCTCCAAGCTCTGCCGCCACATCGAGCACTACCGCGGCAAGATGCTCCGCCCCACGCTCACCATCGTCACCGGCATCGCCGCCCATCCCCACATCGCCCGCACCCCGCCCGACGCCCTCGGCTCGCTCATCACCCGCGAGCACCTCGTTATCGCCGCCGTCTGCGAGATGGTCCACATGGCCACCCTCGTGCATGACGACGTCCTTGACGAGGCCGACACCCGCCGCCGCGGCGACACCGTCAACCGCCTCTACGGCAACGAGGCCGCCGTCATCCTCGGCGACTACCTCATCGCCTCCGCCTACCACCTTTGTTCAACTCTCCCCACCAACCGCGCCGCCCTCGCCGTCGCCCGCGCCGCCGTTGTCACCTGCGCCGGCGAGCTCCTTCAGCTCCACCACCGCGATGACTACTCCCTTGACGAGCCCACCTATTACGAGGTCGTCGCCCGCAAGACCGCCGAGCTGATCGCCACCAGCGCCGAGCTCGGCGCCGCCCAGTCCGGCGCCCCCGACCACGCCTGCTCCGCCCTCGCCGACTTCGGCCGCAAGCTCGGCGTCGCCTTCCAGATCCAGGACGACCTGCTCGACTTGACCGGCAAGGAAGCCGTCGTAGGCAAGTCCGTCGGCAAGGATCTCGAGAAGGGCAAGATGACTCTGCCCTTCGTCCACCACCTCGCGCACGCCGACGCCAAGTCCCGTGGCCGCACCCTCCTCCTCCTCGAAGCCGCCGCCACCCCCGGCTCCAACGCCGGCGCCGACCTCTTCAACGCCCTCGAGTCCACCGGCTCCATCACCTACGCCCGCACCACCGCCGAGCGCTTCGTCCGCGAAGCCCTCACCCGCCTCGACGTCATCGCCGAAAGCCCCGCCAAAGCCATGCTCCGCGCCATGGCCGACGCCGTCGTCAACCGCGCCTTCTAG
- a CDS encoding prepilin-type N-terminal cleavage/methylation domain-containing protein codes for MLNLPRVRRAFTLIELLVVIAIIALLIGILLPALSKAKCSGRMAQEGSLAHQMTLAFASYSSESRDKIMPAGAHWAWNHGVNEYTLFASDPLTKGKMMDGSCLKVWTPYYWHASNWSMQQVQLDKATRQDFDKRLDEGTDSGPFRWHNNSTDILNAYAYHPSLGVNGVYVGGAYQFGAFRGQGPGRGAPYMDNYGNPTPAGNPRASGGNFYVQRTADVRNPASLIHLASARGADVMGGGALWGWGQDLPNPTSATHVIRPGYWIVLPPKASPYQRSAALGAAFTLANAWSTSNTFDKRQPPSTWGMLDMRCNGKAVTAQMDGSVKYQNLAELRDMTKWSNHATNPDWNFNPADIR; via the coding sequence ATGTTGAATCTCCCGCGGGTGCGTCGTGCCTTTACCCTCATCGAGCTGCTGGTGGTGATCGCCATCATCGCGCTCCTCATCGGCATCCTGCTCCCCGCCCTCAGCAAGGCCAAGTGCTCGGGCCGCATGGCCCAGGAAGGCTCGCTCGCCCACCAGATGACGCTGGCCTTCGCGTCCTACTCCTCGGAGTCCCGCGACAAGATCATGCCCGCCGGCGCCCACTGGGCCTGGAACCACGGCGTCAACGAGTACACGCTGTTCGCATCCGACCCCCTCACCAAGGGCAAGATGATGGACGGCTCCTGCCTCAAGGTCTGGACGCCCTACTACTGGCACGCCAGCAACTGGTCGATGCAGCAGGTGCAGCTCGACAAGGCCACCCGCCAGGACTTCGACAAGCGTCTTGACGAGGGCACCGACTCTGGCCCGTTCCGCTGGCACAACAACAGCACCGACATCCTCAACGCCTACGCGTACCACCCCTCACTGGGCGTGAACGGCGTTTACGTCGGCGGCGCCTACCAGTTCGGCGCGTTCCGTGGCCAGGGGCCCGGGCGCGGCGCCCCCTACATGGACAACTACGGCAACCCCACCCCTGCCGGCAATCCCCGCGCTTCCGGCGGCAACTTCTACGTTCAGCGCACGGCTGACGTCCGCAACCCCGCATCGCTCATCCACCTCGCGTCCGCCCGCGGCGCCGACGTCATGGGTGGCGGCGCCCTCTGGGGCTGGGGCCAGGACCTCCCGAACCCGACCAGTGCGACCCACGTCATCCGCCCGGGCTACTGGATCGTCCTCCCGCCGAAGGCTTCGCCCTATCAGCGCAGCGCTGCTCTCGGCGCGGCCTTCACGCTGGCGAACGCCTGGAGCACCAGCAACACCTTCGACAAGCGGCAGCCGCCCAGCACCTGGGGCATGCTCGACATGCGCTGCAACGGCAAGGCTGTCACCGCCCAGATGGACGGCAGCGTCAAGTACCAGAACCTGGCTGAACTCCGCGACATGACCAAGTGGAGCAACCACGCCACCAACCCGGACTGGAACTTCAACCCCGCCGACATCCGCTAA
- a CDS encoding prepilin-type N-terminal cleavage/methylation domain-containing protein, producing MHPQAPSIPANRPARRCPLRPWAFTLIELLVVIAIIALLIGILIPALGKARTTARQTREMSGARQLMTAFYLYTDAARGQVLPGYASRAMVNGPMPVIGDRGQRLLDEEAQRYPWRLAPYLNYDFRGLYDDDKVLAALRDGEPSYSSFGVGFDYVVSLFPSMGMNIAFIGGSDRHSAFDPIFNRVYGKPYLERIDDARRPSSLLVFASARSESHPHVPFLSNPQGFFRLEPPRFAAHQPRVWAAAYDANSQTPGLNSGFAALRYGGKAVAAHLDAHVGVASWDDLNDMRLWADQATGPDWALTPR from the coding sequence ATGCACCCCCAAGCCCCTTCCATTCCCGCCAACCGCCCCGCGCGACGCTGCCCCCTCCGCCCCTGGGCCTTCACCCTCATCGAGCTCCTCGTCGTCATCGCCATCATCGCCCTGCTCATCGGCATCCTCATCCCCGCCCTGGGCAAGGCCCGCACCACCGCCCGCCAGACCCGCGAGATGTCCGGCGCCCGTCAGCTCATGACGGCCTTCTACCTCTACACCGACGCTGCCCGTGGCCAGGTCCTCCCGGGATACGCCAGCCGCGCCATGGTGAATGGCCCCATGCCCGTCATCGGTGACCGCGGCCAGCGCCTCCTCGATGAAGAGGCCCAGCGCTACCCGTGGCGCCTCGCCCCCTACCTCAACTACGACTTCCGCGGCCTCTACGACGACGACAAGGTCCTCGCCGCCCTCCGCGATGGCGAGCCCTCCTACAGCAGCTTCGGCGTCGGCTTTGACTACGTCGTCAGCCTCTTCCCCTCGATGGGGATGAACATCGCCTTCATCGGCGGCAGCGACCGCCACAGCGCCTTCGACCCCATCTTCAACCGCGTCTACGGCAAGCCCTACCTCGAGCGGATCGACGACGCACGCCGCCCCTCCAGCCTCCTTGTCTTCGCCTCCGCCCGCTCCGAGTCCCACCCCCACGTCCCCTTTCTGAGCAACCCGCAGGGGTTCTTCCGCCTCGAGCCGCCCCGCTTTGCCGCCCACCAGCCCCGCGTCTGGGCGGCCGCCTACGACGCCAACTCACAAACCCCGGGGCTCAACTCCGGATTTGCCGCATTGAGGTATGGCGGGAAGGCCGTGGCCGCGCATCTGGATGCGCATGTCGGGGTCGCAAGCTGGGATGACCTGAACGACATGCGCCTCTGGGCCGATCAGGCCACGGGGCCCGATTGGGCCCTCACCCCTCGTTGA
- a CDS encoding VWA domain-containing protein, with amino-acid sequence MKACIAALIIAATGLGLTAPATRAQVTSTTTTTTTTTVTGPVLVLPQVDLSHRRRPNHLPPRPVEVSAVNVAIAIDEQVAASTLELTLTNRGGRQEEAVILLPVPEGVTVRSLNYDGVGPEPTARVLPRDEARSIYDAIVRSMKDPALVEFAGYNLIRTSAFPIAPGKSQKLSLTYEQVLPLDGDRVDYALPRSEALAGGGAWTITADIRSKRAITGIYSPSHETTIKRHIDNHATVTITQKAADAPGAVRLSYLLQKGDGLSVSTLAYPDATIADGKGGFFMLLGGLPPHSRFDSPKVKREVVLVLDRSGSMKGDKFKQAIAAANQIVDGLEDGESFNIIDYSDSVASFAEKPVAKDKKTTADAKAYLASLQANGGTNINDALLEALRPEPAAGALPMVIFLTDGLPTVGERSEVKIRDAVSKANKAERRIFSFGVGFDVNTPLLAAVSKASRGAPTYVLPDEDVEVKVSQVFRRLAGPILASPKLTVRSRDGEPTTRAIRELFPAELPDLFEGDQIVLAGQYLTDKPVTLRLEGNYLGKPQHFDFELDTTKATTKNSYVPRIWANRKVGALIEAARLASAEGNTNPGAMKEIVDEIVALSTKYGILTEYTSFLATEPNVPMSPSAMPALSTRAADAMRDRMPARSGAASVNQELNVTKQAAEPAPAGNYRYYAADAAGNVQLQEVATVQNVADRTFFQRDNRWVDSQVLQSESQKPDRTIEFGSDEYLALMNDLARDNRQSVLALGGEVLLQVGKERVLVKAP; translated from the coding sequence ATGAAGGCATGCATCGCGGCGCTCATCATCGCGGCCACCGGCCTGGGCCTCACCGCCCCCGCCACCCGCGCACAGGTCACCAGCACCACGACCACAACGACCACCACCACGGTGACCGGCCCCGTGCTCGTCCTGCCGCAGGTGGACCTCTCGCACCGCCGCCGCCCCAACCACCTCCCGCCGCGCCCGGTCGAAGTCTCCGCCGTCAACGTCGCCATCGCCATCGACGAGCAGGTCGCCGCCAGCACGCTCGAGCTCACCCTCACCAACCGCGGCGGCCGCCAGGAAGAAGCCGTGATCCTCCTCCCCGTTCCCGAGGGCGTCACCGTCCGCTCGCTCAACTACGACGGCGTCGGCCCCGAGCCCACCGCCCGCGTGCTGCCCAGGGACGAGGCCCGCTCCATCTACGACGCCATCGTCCGCTCGATGAAGGACCCCGCGCTCGTCGAGTTCGCCGGGTACAACCTCATCCGCACCTCCGCCTTCCCCATCGCCCCCGGCAAGAGCCAGAAGCTCAGCCTCACCTACGAGCAGGTCCTGCCCCTCGACGGCGACCGCGTCGACTACGCCCTCCCCCGAAGCGAGGCCCTCGCCGGCGGCGGCGCTTGGACCATCACCGCCGACATCAGGAGCAAGCGCGCCATCACCGGCATTTACTCGCCCAGCCACGAGACCACGATCAAGCGCCACATCGACAACCACGCCACCGTCACCATCACGCAGAAGGCCGCCGACGCCCCGGGCGCGGTCCGTCTCTCCTACCTCCTCCAGAAGGGCGACGGCCTCTCCGTCTCCACGCTCGCCTACCCCGACGCCACCATCGCCGACGGCAAGGGCGGCTTCTTCATGCTCCTGGGCGGCCTGCCCCCGCACTCGCGCTTCGATTCTCCCAAGGTCAAGCGAGAGGTCGTGCTCGTCCTCGACCGCTCCGGCTCCATGAAGGGCGACAAGTTCAAGCAGGCCATCGCCGCCGCCAACCAGATCGTCGACGGCCTCGAAGACGGCGAATCCTTCAACATCATCGACTACAGCGATTCCGTCGCCAGCTTCGCCGAGAAGCCCGTCGCCAAGGACAAGAAGACCACCGCCGACGCCAAGGCCTACCTCGCCTCGCTCCAGGCCAACGGCGGCACCAACATCAACGACGCACTGCTCGAAGCCCTCCGCCCCGAGCCCGCCGCGGGCGCGCTCCCCATGGTCATCTTCCTTACCGACGGCCTGCCCACCGTCGGCGAGCGCAGCGAGGTCAAGATCCGCGATGCCGTGAGCAAGGCCAACAAGGCCGAGCGTCGCATCTTCAGCTTCGGTGTCGGCTTCGACGTCAACACGCCCCTCCTCGCGGCCGTGTCCAAGGCCTCCCGCGGCGCGCCCACCTACGTCCTGCCCGATGAGGACGTCGAGGTCAAGGTCTCGCAGGTTTTCCGCCGCCTCGCCGGCCCGATCCTCGCCTCTCCAAAGCTCACGGTCCGCTCCCGCGACGGCGAGCCCACTACCCGCGCGATCCGCGAGCTCTTCCCAGCCGAGCTCCCCGACCTCTTCGAGGGAGACCAGATCGTGCTCGCCGGCCAGTACCTCACCGACAAGCCCGTGACCCTCCGCCTCGAGGGCAACTACCTCGGCAAGCCCCAGCACTTCGACTTCGAGCTCGACACCACCAAGGCGACCACGAAGAACTCCTACGTCCCGCGCATTTGGGCCAACCGCAAGGTCGGCGCCCTCATCGAGGCCGCGCGCCTCGCCTCCGCCGAGGGCAACACCAACCCCGGCGCGATGAAGGAGATCGTGGACGAGATCGTCGCCCTCTCCACCAAGTACGGCATCCTCACCGAGTACACCTCGTTCCTCGCGACCGAGCCCAACGTGCCGATGTCGCCCTCCGCCATGCCAGCCCTCAGCACCCGCGCTGCCGATGCCATGCGCGACCGCATGCCCGCCCGCAGCGGCGCCGCGAGCGTCAACCAGGAGCTCAACGTCACCAAGCAGGCCGCCGAACCCGCGCCAGCCGGCAACTACCGCTACTACGCCGCCGACGCCGCCGGCAACGTGCAGCTTCAGGAAGTCGCGACCGTCCAGAACGTCGCCGACCGCACCTTCTTCCAGCGCGACAATCGATGGGTCGACTCGCAGGTCCTCCAGAGCGAGTCCCAGAAGCCCGACCGCACCATCGAGTTCGGCAGCGACGAGTACCTCGCCCTCATGAACGACCTCGCCCGCGACAACCGCCAGAGCGTGCTCGCCCTCGGCGGCGAGGTCCTCCTGCAGGTCGGCAAGGAGCGCGTCCTGGTGAAGGCCCCCTAA
- a CDS encoding response regulator transcription factor yields the protein MPLARILVVEDDSAIRRGLVDALTFSGYAPTEAPDGQAGLNAALTTDIDLVLLDVLMPKMDGITVLRELRKAKPSLPVIVLTAKGEEQDRVRGLKEGADDYVVKPFSATELLARVEAVLRRSPERPSGVKKVCVAGRTIDLERREVVLPGGERAQMSQKEAEVAQYLVANRGRAIARDELLSRVWGLDPRGMHTRTVDMTIARLRELLKDDPADPAVIVTVRAKGYMLAADGAANADASSGGGAS from the coding sequence ATGCCCCTGGCCCGCATCCTGGTTGTCGAAGACGACAGCGCCATCCGGCGCGGGCTGGTCGATGCCCTCACCTTCTCCGGCTACGCACCCACCGAAGCCCCCGACGGCCAGGCCGGCCTCAACGCCGCGCTCACCACCGACATTGACCTTGTCCTCCTCGACGTGCTCATGCCCAAGATGGACGGCATCACCGTCCTCCGCGAGCTCCGCAAGGCCAAGCCCTCGCTCCCCGTCATCGTCCTCACCGCTAAGGGGGAAGAGCAGGACCGCGTCCGCGGCCTCAAGGAAGGCGCCGACGACTACGTCGTCAAGCCCTTCAGCGCCACCGAGCTCCTCGCCCGCGTCGAGGCCGTGCTCCGCCGCTCGCCCGAACGCCCCAGCGGCGTCAAGAAGGTCTGCGTCGCCGGGCGCACCATCGACCTTGAGCGCCGCGAGGTCGTCCTGCCCGGCGGCGAGCGTGCCCAGATGTCCCAGAAAGAAGCCGAGGTCGCCCAGTACCTCGTCGCCAACCGCGGGCGCGCCATCGCCCGCGACGAGCTGCTCTCCCGCGTCTGGGGCCTCGATCCCCGCGGCATGCACACCCGCACCGTCGACATGACCATCGCCCGCCTCCGCGAGCTGCTCAAGGACGACCCCGCCGACCCCGCGGTCATCGTCACCGTCCGGGCCAAGGGCTACATGCTCGCCGCTGACGGCGCCGCCAACGCCGACGCGAGCAGTGGGGGAGGAGCGTCCTAG